DNA sequence from the Desmodus rotundus isolate HL8 chromosome 4, HLdesRot8A.1, whole genome shotgun sequence genome:
TTCAACCAAGGCTGCTGGACGTGTGGGGGTGCCAGACACTCCTGTGGGACCCTCCACCTTCTCTACTCCCTGCTGCTCAGGTCCAAGAGTCACTGCACCGCCCCCCAGGCTGGGTGTGCAAAATGCACCCAGAAGATGCGCTGGGACTTGAAGCAGTGTGGGGAAATTAGTGGGATGCCCAGCCCGCCAGTGGCGTTTCTGAGGGCTCTGATTCTGCGGTGGTGTTATTTattactctctctcttttccccataGGCACTTAAATTCAAGCCAGTGGCGTTGGGAAGAGGGCCATCAAAGGCAGTGAGGAGCCCTAACTGGAGGCTTGTCATTTTTCTAGACCACTGTTTGGAATAAGAAGTTGCTACCCCATAAATGAAACAAGGGGTCTGGACCAAAGCCTCCCCGTTCTTGTTTTCCGAGTGTGTACAGCTGACTTGCCTTCCCAAACTCAGTCTGCCCGCTTCCAACCCAGCATCACAGTCTCTTAGCCCAGGCCAGAGGACGGGCCCCAGACCCAGAAACTCTCGTTCCTCTCTTTGGACAGAGGCGCTTCCCCCACTGCGGCTGCAGAGgctgctgccctcccctctgcGCAATCCAGACACCTCGCTCTGACATCTggaggttccttttttttttattggcttaAAATCTCATTCACCAGTCCCTAAATAATCTTATGTACAAAATGTAGACTATTCCTTCGTCGAAGtctcatcaataaatacaaaGTGTAAAACAGGGGGAGGGGCCATATAATTTACCGTAGCAAAATTCATTTCAAAAGATATCACATAATTTACAAaccgattttttttttaaagacacggGCTCTCCAGGTcgcagggaggtggaggtgggggaagcgCGGGAAGGCACTCCCGGGCCGGGTGGGGAGAGTTTCAGTCCCGGCCCTGCAGTGGCTCAGAAAAGTGCAAGAGGAGGCAAAAATCACCTTCGTGGATTAAGGCAGAGTGGAGCGGTCCCGAACCCCGGAGCAGATAGGGACTAGAGTAGGAGTTCTGCCACGTCTTTGGAGAGACGCGCTGGTGACGGGGGCAAACGCTCAGAGACCAAGTGTTGGATTAAATCACGCTGTGGGACGGGTGGTAAGAGAGAGACAAAATGAGCGAGGGTAGGGTGGCAGGAGACGGTGAGCATCTTCCGCTGTGTAGTGCTACCACGCTTGTCTTTTTTGCACTAGATTTTGGGGTGGCTGCAGGAAGGAGCCTGAAACTTGCGTGGTCAACGGCAGGATGTAGCAGTTGGCGCGGCCCAGAGGACGGGGGGTTGAACTGGCCAGCCACCCCTACTGGCACCTGGGCCCACCAGGGGTCAGAGAACGAGAGACAGAAGGAGCAAGTCTGTGTGAGGGCCGCCGGCGCCACATTCTGGACAGCCACCTGCCCCTCTTCCAGCACGCACCGCCCAGCAGCCGATGGGCCATCAGAGAAAGTCTGAAAATGCCAGGGCGCCGGGGCGCAGGtaggcaggggaggcaggagcctgcagcccagggcgCTCCTCCAGCGAGGCGGCAGGACTCAGGCTGCCCGCCTGGGagactggggaggagagggaacccCAGTCTCCCGGGGAGCGGCCGTCCGGGCTGCCCATCTCCCCGCAGGGCGGCTCCAGCCCGTAGAGGCTGTGGTCCGCTATGCGCAGCGTCTGCGTCAGCGCCCAGATGTAGTTGTGGGCGAAGCGCAGCGTCTCGATCTTGGTGAGCTTCGCATCATCTGGGAAGGTGGGCAAGACGCCCCGCAGCGCGTCCAGAGCGGAGTTGAGGTTGTGCATCCGATTGCGCTCGCGGTCGTTGGCCTTCTTGCGTCGGCTCCGTCGCTGCTTGCTCAGAGCCAACTCGCTCTTGGGCCGGCTGCGTCCCCCACGCCGCGCCCGGGGCTTCCTGGCAGCACCACGGCAGCCGCTCCCTTCCGCCTCGACGCAGCCCCCTAGCACGCGAGTGGGGCTCGGAGGAGCGGACGCGATGCAGGTCATTTCCTCGTTCGAGGCGACCGGGAAGGGCTGCTCTGTCTCGTGGGTCACTTGGACAGCTGGCGTACCCGAGGGATGAGGCGCCATCCTGCGGCGGGGTAAGAGGTACGGGCAAACGTGGGTCGTTCACGCGGACGCAGTTCTCCATCCCGGGCCCaggtgagaaaaaataaaaaggaaaaagcagcCACCCCCACCGGATCAGAGAACCCTAACCCTTCCCCCTCGAATGCCGCTCCGCGGCTTCCAGGAGTTACCTTGTTCTCGCTCGCAGAAGGGTGGAGCGCGGTGGGCTTTGAGCGCCGCTGGGAGCAGATCTGGCCTTTGCGTCGCCAAGTTCAGCTGAGATTCTTGCGCCGCTGCCGGGGAGTTCCCACCGTGGCACAGAAGAGAAGCGCGAAGGGGTCCCGGGCCCCTGTTGCTGGCTCTTGGCGCGCCTGCCAGAGCGGGCGGATTTCCTGAGCTGCCGGTCGTGTGCGCGTCCGCACGCTTTATCTGCTCCGCGGGGGCCGGGAGCGTGCCTGCCCCGCGGCGGCCCGCGCTGCCGGCCTATCAGCGTCGCGCCCCGGGGGGCCGCGCCACGCGAGCCCGCTCCTCCCCCGCGGGGCACAGCTGGATTCCGGgccaagggggaggggagtgctgcTCCCTTTGCCTCCTCCCCGCGGGCTCTGTCCCAGCAACTCTCAGCTCCTCAAAGAACCTCGCCCGGCGAGAAGAGCCTCGTCTGGCTCGCGTCTGCCGTCCCGGACCGCTTTCCCAGTATTCTCCGTTTCCTGGGCCCTCGTCCAGAGCCTCTCCTGGTGCCCTGGAGGGGGCCGGGAAGCCTTTTGGGTAGCTCGGTCTCGGGTGTTACGCAGAGGGCAAGTAGGTTCCGAGAGGGAGGCGGCTTGTCCCTGGTCACACACAGCAAGACGTGGAACGAGGCGCGGGCGTCCTGACCGCCAGCTTGGAAAAGCAGCCACCAATCCCAGACGCCACCCTGCTCTCCCGCTCCGTGGGTCGGGCTGGGGGAAACACACACGGGGCAATGTTTCCCTGACCCTCTTCATTCTGGGCGGGGGGACGGGGCGACGGCCGAGAGCGATGCCCCTGCCGCTTAGAGACTTTTGCCTGGGGGTGAAGCTGCTCCCTTACCGCGCCCCGAACTCCTCGGACGGAGGCACTCGGGTCCTCTCTGCTCACCTCCCATCCGAAGTCTGAGACATCGCAGTGGTGTCCCAGAGGCGAAGGGTGGCTACGGTGGGACCCCCGGGGGACAACCCACAACGGCCAGTCGCGGACAGGGCCTGCAGCGCGGGAGTTCAGGTGAgaagggctgggaggggccagcAGTTCGCGGCAAGCCCCTGTGTCCTGCACACGCCGCCGGTGGTGTGCTGGCCTGCAGAGAGGCGGGCCACGTCCTTCTGCCCGCAGCGTCCCCGTCCGACCCCCGGCCTCCTGCCgcggctccgggcgcgggccgggCGCGGACGCCCCCGGGCCCACGTCGTCGCCCCCTGGAAGTCTTGCCAAAGTGGGTCCGAGCGCACCgcgccccctccctcccgtccccgcCTCGGACGCCCCGCGGCCTTCTGCTTCCGGTCACTCAGGGTGACGGGTCGCAGCTTCCGCTGCTGTCTCCTGGCCGGGCCGGGCCAGGGGCGGGGGTCGGAGGCCGGGGAGGCCGGGCCCCGGGCTACGGCTCTGCGGGCGGCGAAGCCTTTACTTTCCAGCATCTCCAGACACCCTGAGCCGCCCGGAAGCTGGCGAGGGGCGCTGGACCCGGTTAGGACactgcgggggcgggggaggggggcagggaaagAGGTCGTTTGTGTCTCTGCCCGAGTAACGCTTCTGACACCCACCCAGGCCGCTTGGAATTACCTCCAAGGCGGAGAGAGGGTGGGCATCCTTGGGAGCCCGGGCGAGCGGACTCTAGggctgtgtggggctgggggcgcTGTTCTCTGGAACCCAGGCCCTTTCCTTCCCTTGCTGTGTGGGAACCGAAGCTAAGGGTCGGGCTCAGGACCACAAAGGGACCCCATGGAGACTCCTGGGCCCCACATTTTGCTGCTGTTTCCCCTTAGGTCAGAGCTTGTTCCAAATTGTCTTCTAGTTTATAAGAATGAAACCTGAGACCCCTTTTTCAGATGGAAAAATCAAGGCCCAGAAAGTAGTGACTCAactaaggtcacagagcaagttcTATGGAACCACCTAGAACTCAGGTCCCAAGTCTCCTAGCCCTGGATTCTCCTTTACGCCTGCTGCCGCTCCTTAACTGGGGGAAAATATCCTTTCAGGGCAAAACCAGACACCCCAAAACGTAGAAAGTAGAAGTCTGGGGTTTGTGACGAATGGCAGCGTCAGAGTAGAAAGGGGGCACTGGACGCATCACCCAGTGCCAAGGGGAGCCAGTGTCCCCCCTACgtttcatttctttactttcctGACCCATAGCCCAGGCTTGCTTGATTTCTGTCCTACAAATTACAGACAGAGGAAACGCAAAGCATTGCTCCCGGAACTCTCCcgggcccagcctggctctgtggagggagccCTGGCCATGAGGGATCAAAGCACCCCTGTGAGCCCCTGGAGGCCCGAAATCAGGACTCTCACTTAGCAGAAGCTCTCAGATGAAAAGCGAATGTGGGACTCGCCTTGGCTCCAGCTTGCCTCAAGTGGCTAGTAGGTACTGGAGAGAGCCGTGGGGCGAGCTTCCTGCACCAGGGAAGATTTGGGGGATTCTTGGGAATCTTCTTGATTGGGAGAGAATTCTAGGAGTGGCTTGGAATTCCTATTTAGCTTCCCCAGACGCCCTTCGACTCAGGGCTCTCCAAGGTTTGCAAGCCGCCAACCGCTACTCCGGCTTTGCGCAAAAAACAGGGCGAGGAGCGCGCAGCGCCGGAGGGCAACGGTCACCTTGCGCACGCAAAAACTCTCCGCGTTCCTTCTTCTGGCCAGTAGGGCTGGGATGGAGGTTGAGGGGTCCTAGGGGATTAGGCAACGAGGATTTACGTCCACCCTTTCCGCTGTTGGGGACGTACAGACCCCTCTCCAAAGTGAATTCCTGTGCTTTTGCTGGCTGAGGCGCGGGCTGTGACAACTCAGTGCGCGCTGGCGGTGTTTGTCCATCAGCTCTTCTAGCGGGGGGAGCAGAGTTTATTCCTGAAGACCCCTTCCAGCCACCACCTCTAATGCCTCCAGGACCAACGTGCCCATAGACTCTTTGAGGCCCAGGCTTGTCTGGAGGCTGAGGGGGCCCAGAAGGCGACAGGCGACAGCCTGACGCCTGGAGACCGCAGGCGaattggagaagaaggaaggctgCGGTCCGACCTTCTGCTTTCCTGTCTGCGGGGGGAATCTTAGCAGTGTCTGGGGGCTCCTTGAGAAAGgagcgggagggagggggccgcAGGAGGCTGAATAGCTAATGGATTGCCCGAGGAGGGGGCGTCTTTCTCTCGCCTGCGACTCTGCACTGAAAGAGGGGAGGACAAAAATCTGGCGAGCGAGCTGCCCTAGCCGAGACTGGCCACTTCAAACAGCCCTTCAAACAAAAGGAGACGACGGAAAGAAAGCCCCACCTGTCTCCAGTGTttgctaaaataataataaatagatttCGCTTGATAAATAATTACAAGAGATTGTGAAGTGGAGTGCTTTGGAAAACATCTACCGCGGGAGCCCCGCAGCCAGCCGTCACCTGCTCCCAAGGCGGGCGACTTCATCGTTAAGCCACCCCCCAACGAATTCGCCTCTGATAAACTCTCACTGGTTTTCACAATGACTGTTTACTCATAGTTAGCACAATATTACCTTTGCCGTGATAAACCCAGAGCGGGGagacctggcccctggcccttGGGCACACCTGTCCCAGAAGCTGACACATGGATTTGGCACCAAGCAGGCCTCCCCCCGGGGGCCGTGTACATTGGCCCAATTGCCACCCATTTATAACAGGTTGGCTGCAAGGCCTATCTCGATCctatttgtcttcttttattgAAAACATATGGTCTCCAGGGGCTCACCAGCTCCATATTTCATCTGCCGGGAGCTGGGGCGCTTCCGCGGGTTGGAGCTGCTTGGCGCACTGCTCCCCACCTAACGGCTGCTCCTGTGCCAGCTGAGGGGACAGGcggaggtggggtgaggagagatAAGGCAGGATCCTCATTCGCTTTGAGAAAGACGCCTTTTCCTCAGAGACTCCCCCTCCCGGGGCTCAGGGACCTTGTGCGCTCTCGAGTGGGAGGCTGGTTCTTTTTCTTGGGTAGGTGAGAGGGCGCCATATGCTACCCCCAAGGGCGCACAAGGAAGCTACGGCCCAGGGAGTCCTTGAACAAAGGGAGGAGAGTCCCCGGGACCTTAGGAGAGCCTGAGGTCTTTATTTCCAGATCCCCCTCCCTGTCCAGGACCGCCTCCCCCACCTCGAATCCGAAGCtggagcacagtgcctggaaacaAAGTATCCACATTGTCCCTGCTGCCTCCGGAGACAGTGAATGAGTGAAAAGGTGCATTGCGCACCAAGACACCTGTTGAAGCAGCGCCTCTTCTCAGcgcctctctctgctctgccctcggtcaggaggaagtgggggtggggtaggaggggGGAGAGATACAGTGATTTGTGGTGACATATGTTGAGCAGATCGGTGTGTACTCTTCACAGGGGCGCAGGCACCCTTGCTCCCATACACGCCCCGCGAGAAAGAGCAGCTGCTCTCCTCACCTTCTCCCCACATAATACCTGGGCCAGGCACTTTGGCGTCGCCTTTTGAGACTCCAGCTTTCTCCCACCCGCTCTTTTTTTCCCGCCCCCACCCGCCTCCCAGTCTTGGCAGCTTTGCTGTAGGACTTTATTGTCAAATTTAACA
Encoded proteins:
- the NEUROG3 gene encoding neurogenin-3, which gives rise to MAPHPSGTPAVQVTHETEQPFPVASNEEMTCIASAPPSPTRVLGGCVEAEGSGCRGAARKPRARRGGRSRPKSELALSKQRRSRRKKANDRERNRMHNLNSALDALRGVLPTFPDDAKLTKIETLRFAHNYIWALTQTLRIADHSLYGLEPPCGEMGSPDGRSPGDWGSLSSPVSQAGSLSPAASLEERPGLQAPASPAYLRPGALAFSDFL